The Calditerrivibrio nitroreducens DSM 19672 genome window below encodes:
- the rd gene encoding rubredoxin has protein sequence MQKYICTICGYIYDPALGDPENDVAAGTKWEDVPDSWVCPECGAPKDSFEPTN, from the coding sequence ATGCAAAAGTATATCTGTACAATATGTGGCTACATTTACGACCCAGCATTGGGTGATCCAGAAAACGATGTCGCAGCGGGAACAAAATGGGAAGATGTTCCTGATTCATGGGTATGCCCTGAATGCGGTGCCCCAAAAGATAGCTTCGAACCAACTAATTAA
- a CDS encoding FprA family A-type flavoprotein produces MKGIKIREDVYWVGVYDPNLEIFDIVVPTEHGTTYNSYLVIGKDKTALIEANKKLFTDTYIKTVESIKPIKEIDYIILNHNEPDHSGTLPTILELNPDIEVIYSKTAKVFVQNIVNREFKGRAVGDGDKIDLGGKTLRFFHTPFLHWPDTMFTYLEEDQILFPCDFLGAHYCPQEIGKIFNDEMVDKDSAREAFVFYYKSIMRPYKEHILNALKKIDGLPISMICPSHGPIIRGDLDFYLNFYKNQANRYYLNNPTRQITMVYATAYGNTKMLADRIKAGIEDTGVPVKMFDASEADIDNIIDEIEVSHGLLLGTATINAKAPKPIFNIFSELVVLNVSNRKAGVFGSYGWSGEGIKMCEDILKTMRMKLPLESFKVQMTPSEEELQKAFEWGREFGMKVLEG; encoded by the coding sequence ATGAAAGGGATTAAAATTCGTGAAGATGTATATTGGGTGGGGGTTTATGACCCTAATCTGGAAATTTTTGATATTGTAGTTCCAACAGAACATGGCACAACCTACAATAGCTATTTAGTTATAGGTAAAGATAAGACTGCCCTTATCGAAGCAAATAAAAAGCTTTTTACCGATACCTATATAAAAACGGTTGAGTCTATAAAGCCAATAAAAGAGATAGATTACATTATATTAAATCATAATGAACCGGATCACTCCGGTACCCTTCCGACGATCCTTGAGCTAAACCCTGACATCGAGGTGATATATTCCAAAACGGCAAAAGTTTTTGTCCAAAACATTGTGAATAGAGAATTTAAAGGTAGAGCGGTGGGAGATGGCGATAAAATTGATTTAGGTGGTAAGACACTGAGGTTTTTCCATACGCCATTTTTACACTGGCCAGATACGATGTTTACATATCTTGAAGAAGATCAGATTCTGTTTCCATGCGACTTTTTAGGTGCCCATTATTGTCCTCAGGAAATTGGAAAGATCTTCAACGATGAAATGGTGGATAAGGATAGTGCACGGGAGGCGTTCGTTTTCTATTACAAATCTATAATGAGGCCGTATAAAGAGCATATTTTAAACGCACTTAAAAAAATAGATGGTCTACCCATATCGATGATATGCCCATCCCATGGCCCTATAATAAGAGGTGATCTGGATTTTTATCTAAATTTTTACAAAAATCAAGCAAATAGGTACTATTTAAATAACCCCACAAGGCAGATAACAATGGTATATGCCACTGCCTATGGGAACACCAAAATGCTTGCGGATCGGATAAAGGCAGGTATTGAAGATACAGGGGTTCCTGTTAAAATGTTTGATGCGTCAGAAGCTGATATTGATAATATAATAGATGAAATTGAAGTGTCCCATGGTTTACTATTGGGAACAGCAACTATCAATGCTAAAGCTCCCAAACCTATATTTAATATATTTTCTGAGTTGGTTGTGCTTAATGTGTCAAATAGAAAAGCAGGTGTTTTCGGATCGTATGGTTGGAGTGGAGAGGGGATAAAGATGTGTGAAGATATATTGAAGACTATGAGGATGAAGCTTCCTCTTGAATCTTTTAAAGTTCAGATGACTCCTTCTGAAGAGGAACTCCAAAAAGCTTTTGAGTGGGGTCGAGAATTTGGCATGAAGGTGCTGGAAGGATAG
- the recJ gene encoding single-stranded-DNA-specific exonuclease RecJ, with protein sequence MTPQEIIEKILISRGIRDFEQYFNPQPKYLEKSTNLVSIEQARLIAEKLKKSRLILLYSDYDVDGVTSSAVFSRFLNEAGIKNYKVVIPNRFKDGYGLNLEKIKEEFESNPFDMLITFDCGIGSVEEVDYLKRLGVFVVITDHHLPQKKIPSADVVINPKLSSTEEKGDYHLCGCGVVFKLIHVLKVLWRLDSIELKRYLEHVAIATVADIVPLIGDNRILVKNGLDVINENPSEGVKALINVSGLKAAVNSYHIGFMIGPRINASGRLDIADTSYYLLMQNSEDAAIKYARILEELNHARKKECDEIFEEALSLLPQSPRDGICLYKSSWNKGVIGIVASRLVERFNVPTIIFGTSVGREDDGGIISGSGRSTDDLNLHELLVEIDREYPGLMIKYGGHLKACGLSIYQEDFEAFVEAFTGILQELNIDSRKKIFYDMELNFTDVNFDLIDCIKKMEPFGYGNEMPKFLFKNVEVLDFRAMGDGNHYIINLKQNGRTLRGIWFNGDEQKITDKLNIIGVPIINEYNNNRYLQIRIRDII encoded by the coding sequence ATGACACCGCAGGAGATAATTGAAAAGATACTTATATCAAGGGGTATCAGGGATTTTGAACAATACTTTAATCCACAACCTAAGTATCTTGAAAAGTCAACAAACCTTGTATCTATAGAGCAGGCTCGATTAATCGCTGAAAAGCTGAAAAAATCCAGATTAATATTACTTTACAGTGATTACGATGTGGATGGTGTGACGTCTTCGGCAGTTTTTAGCAGGTTTTTAAATGAAGCTGGAATTAAAAATTATAAAGTGGTGATTCCAAATAGATTTAAAGATGGATATGGTCTAAATCTTGAAAAGATCAAGGAGGAGTTTGAATCAAACCCTTTTGATATGCTGATCACTTTTGATTGTGGAATTGGATCTGTGGAGGAGGTGGATTATTTGAAGCGACTTGGGGTCTTTGTTGTCATTACCGATCATCACCTGCCACAGAAAAAGATCCCTTCTGCTGATGTGGTGATAAATCCTAAATTATCCTCCACCGAAGAAAAGGGAGATTACCATCTTTGCGGCTGTGGGGTGGTTTTTAAATTGATACATGTTTTAAAGGTTTTGTGGAGACTCGATAGCATTGAATTGAAGAGATATTTAGAGCATGTGGCGATCGCCACCGTTGCCGACATTGTCCCACTTATTGGAGATAATAGAATATTGGTAAAAAATGGTTTAGATGTGATCAATGAGAACCCCTCTGAAGGTGTAAAAGCACTCATCAATGTGTCTGGCTTAAAAGCTGCTGTAAATTCTTATCATATAGGTTTTATGATAGGCCCCAGAATTAATGCAAGCGGTAGGCTTGATATTGCTGATACCAGCTATTACCTTTTGATGCAAAATAGTGAAGATGCTGCAATAAAATATGCCAGAATTTTAGAAGAACTCAATCATGCAAGAAAAAAGGAATGTGATGAGATATTCGAAGAGGCACTTTCTTTATTACCCCAGTCCCCCAGAGATGGCATATGTCTTTATAAAAGTAGCTGGAACAAAGGTGTTATAGGGATTGTTGCTTCACGTCTTGTGGAAAGGTTCAATGTCCCAACTATAATATTTGGTACAAGTGTTGGTAGAGAAGATGATGGAGGGATAATAAGTGGCTCCGGCAGATCCACTGATGATCTAAACCTACATGAACTACTGGTGGAGATCGATAGGGAATATCCGGGATTGATGATAAAATATGGTGGGCATCTTAAGGCGTGTGGGTTATCCATCTATCAAGAGGATTTTGAGGCTTTTGTGGAAGCATTTACAGGGATCTTACAGGAGCTAAATATCGATAGTAGAAAAAAAATTTTTTATGATATGGAGTTGAATTTCACAGATGTAAATTTTGATCTAATTGACTGTATAAAAAAGATGGAGCCATTTGGATATGGGAATGAGATGCCTAAATTCTTATTTAAAAATGTTGAGGTTTTAGATTTCAGGGCAATGGGGGATGGAAATCATTATATTATAAATCTAAAACAGAATGGACGCACCCTCAGAGGTATATGGTTTAATGGGGATGAACAAAAGATCACAGATAAATTAAATATCATAGGTGTTCCTATAATTAATGAGTATAACAATAACAGATATTTACAGATAAGAATAAGAGATATTATCTAA
- a CDS encoding lysine exporter LysO family protein, which produces MIFLMILAVISGAILSQFNLLPHFFLTYSSDITDYALYLLLFIVGFDIGRDTEALKRLFTADRYAFLIPIGTIMGTLFGGFIASFLITISIKHSMAIASGFGWYSLSAVIISKSAGSDLGSIAFLSNVFRESMSIITIPIISKYLGPFIAIPPAGATSMDTTLPIIQKYAGDEAAVVAFVHGFILSALVPIFVSFFLGL; this is translated from the coding sequence ATGATATTTTTAATGATTCTTGCAGTGATTTCAGGAGCTATTTTATCCCAGTTCAATCTTCTACCACACTTTTTTTTAACCTATTCATCCGATATTACAGACTACGCTCTTTATCTACTTCTTTTTATTGTGGGATTTGATATAGGTAGAGATACCGAAGCCCTGAAAAGACTATTTACCGCTGATAGATATGCTTTTTTAATACCGATAGGTACCATAATGGGAACACTTTTTGGAGGATTCATAGCATCCTTTTTAATCACTATAAGTATCAAACATTCTATGGCTATTGCGTCCGGTTTCGGATGGTATTCACTATCTGCTGTAATCATATCCAAATCTGCTGGTTCTGACCTTGGATCTATAGCTTTTTTATCAAATGTGTTTCGGGAATCGATGAGCATCATAACTATCCCTATAATTTCAAAATATTTAGGCCCTTTTATAGCTATCCCTCCGGCAGGTGCCACATCGATGGACACTACCCTGCCGATAATCCAAAAGTATGCTGGCGATGAAGCGGCAGTAGTAGCTTTTGTGCATGGTTTTATATTAAGTGCTCTGGTTCCGATATTTGTATCTTTTTTTCTTGGCCTTTAG
- a CDS encoding LysO family transporter, with protein sequence MAKYLLFLIIGSILGFATKKIDTKDANKWILSFSVIILLFFMGVGIGKDPDLKVKILNFGFIAFIISTLAVLFSIAFVYVIVKFFGKQK encoded by the coding sequence ATGGCTAAATATCTACTTTTTTTGATAATTGGATCCATTTTAGGTTTTGCCACAAAAAAGATTGATACAAAGGATGCAAATAAATGGATCCTAAGTTTCAGCGTAATTATACTGCTTTTTTTTATGGGTGTAGGTATAGGGAAAGACCCAGATTTGAAAGTGAAGATTTTAAATTTCGGTTTTATTGCATTTATTATATCCACATTAGCAGTTTTATTTAGCATAGCTTTTGTATACGTAATTGTAAAATTTTTCGGAAAACAGAAATGA
- the purB gene encoding adenylosuccinate lyase, translating into MNHSNYVNPLTERYASKEMMELFSPFKKFSTWRKLWVALAETEKELGLNITDEQIEEMRNNINNIDFEYAKEMEKKFRHDVMAHVHTFGKVCPKAMPIIHLGATSAYVGDNTDLILMKEGLTLIKKQMVNLVHNLKEFALKYKDLPTLGFTHFQPAQLTTVGKRACLWLQDFLLDFEDLEYVSSNLKFRGVKGTTGTQASFLALFNGDHEKVRMLDRLVSKKMGFDKVLTITGQTYTRKQDTQVLKVLAGIAESAHKMATDIRLLQNLKEVEEPFEKHQIGSSAMAYKRNPMRSERVCSLARLVITNSINPYLTHATQWFERTLDDSANRRVVIPESFLAIDAILQLLINITDGLVVYNKIIEKHIMEELPFMATENIIMESVKRGADRQKMHELIRKHSMDAGMIVKMEGGKNDLLERLAKDENIPLNKEEILKIVNPADFIGRAPQQVEEFVNDEVNPILNKYKDLLGVSVEIKV; encoded by the coding sequence ATGAACCACTCAAATTATGTAAATCCACTTACAGAAAGGTATGCAAGCAAAGAAATGATGGAGCTTTTCTCCCCTTTTAAAAAATTTTCCACATGGAGAAAGCTGTGGGTGGCTCTTGCCGAAACGGAAAAGGAGCTTGGACTTAACATTACAGATGAACAAATAGAAGAGATGCGTAACAACATAAATAACATAGATTTTGAATACGCCAAAGAGATGGAAAAGAAATTTAGACATGACGTAATGGCACATGTACATACGTTTGGTAAAGTCTGTCCAAAAGCAATGCCAATAATTCACCTCGGTGCCACAAGCGCTTATGTAGGGGACAATACAGACCTTATCCTTATGAAAGAGGGGCTAACTCTTATTAAAAAACAGATGGTAAACTTGGTACATAATCTCAAAGAATTTGCACTAAAATACAAAGACCTACCGACCCTTGGTTTTACACATTTTCAGCCAGCTCAGTTAACAACGGTGGGTAAAAGAGCCTGTCTATGGCTGCAGGATTTTTTACTCGACTTTGAGGATCTAGAATACGTTTCATCCAATCTAAAATTTAGAGGTGTAAAAGGGACAACAGGTACTCAGGCATCCTTCCTGGCTCTTTTCAATGGGGATCATGAAAAAGTTAGAATGCTCGACAGGCTTGTTTCCAAAAAAATGGGTTTCGATAAAGTGCTGACTATAACAGGTCAAACATACACGAGAAAACAGGATACACAGGTACTTAAAGTCCTTGCAGGTATTGCCGAATCCGCCCATAAAATGGCAACCGATATAAGGCTCCTACAAAATCTCAAAGAGGTGGAAGAGCCATTTGAAAAGCACCAGATAGGCTCCAGCGCTATGGCATACAAAAGAAATCCGATGAGAAGTGAAAGGGTCTGTTCCCTTGCAAGACTCGTCATCACAAATTCCATCAACCCATATCTAACCCACGCAACCCAATGGTTTGAAAGAACCCTTGACGATTCAGCAAATAGAAGGGTGGTGATACCGGAATCCTTTTTGGCTATAGATGCCATTTTACAGCTTTTAATAAATATCACAGATGGGCTTGTAGTCTATAACAAAATTATAGAAAAGCATATCATGGAAGAGCTACCATTCATGGCCACAGAAAATATTATTATGGAATCTGTAAAAAGAGGGGCAGATAGACAAAAGATGCATGAACTGATCCGAAAACATTCCATGGATGCAGGTATGATTGTAAAGATGGAAGGTGGAAAAAACGATCTTCTGGAACGCCTTGCAAAAGATGAAAATATCCCCCTCAACAAGGAGGAGATTTTAAAAATTGTTAATCCAGCAGACTTTATAGGTAGAGCACCACAGCAGGTGGAAGAATTTGTAAATGATGAAGTTAACCCGATTTTAAATAAATATAAAGATCTTTTAGGTGTAAGTGTAGAAATAAAAGTGTAA
- a CDS encoding TRAP transporter substrate-binding protein, which yields MSKKVTRRQFLKTAGAATAAGAAMTIGAPAIHASQKYLWKMVTTWPPNFPVMGEGAVMLAKWIETMSEGRLKIQVYGAGELVPALEVFNAVSSGTVEMGHGASYYWAGKSQAAQFFAAVPFGLNAQGMNAWLYAGGGQQLWDEVYAAFNLKPFAAGNTGVQMGGWFRKEIKSVADIKGLKMRIPGLGGKVITKLGGSSINVAGGEIYSNLERGVIDATEWVGPYHDYLMGFYKVAKFYYYPGWHEPGTVLESFVNKKAYEALPKDLQEIITTAMYRSNAWMLATFESKNNEYLYKLTHEHKVNLKSFPKDVLDAFKKASVEVISEITSKDPISKKVFDHFTAFSRKVDAWAKISEIPYYTSIM from the coding sequence ATGAGTAAAAAAGTAACGAGGAGACAGTTTCTAAAAACAGCTGGAGCTGCCACCGCCGCTGGTGCAGCAATGACAATAGGTGCCCCAGCTATTCACGCTTCACAAAAATACCTTTGGAAAATGGTAACAACATGGCCACCTAATTTCCCGGTTATGGGTGAGGGGGCAGTAATGCTTGCAAAATGGATAGAAACAATGTCAGAGGGAAGATTGAAGATTCAGGTTTATGGTGCAGGTGAGTTGGTTCCAGCTCTTGAAGTATTCAATGCAGTTAGTTCTGGTACTGTAGAGATGGGGCACGGAGCATCATACTACTGGGCTGGTAAGTCTCAGGCGGCTCAGTTTTTTGCGGCAGTTCCATTTGGATTAAATGCTCAAGGTATGAACGCCTGGCTTTATGCCGGTGGTGGCCAGCAGCTCTGGGATGAAGTATATGCAGCATTCAATCTTAAACCATTTGCAGCTGGAAATACAGGGGTTCAGATGGGGGGATGGTTCAGAAAAGAGATAAAATCAGTGGCAGATATTAAAGGTCTTAAAATGAGGATCCCTGGTCTTGGTGGAAAAGTTATTACCAAGCTTGGTGGTTCATCCATAAATGTGGCTGGCGGTGAGATTTACTCAAACCTTGAAAGGGGTGTTATCGATGCAACAGAATGGGTTGGACCATACCATGACTATCTGATGGGATTTTACAAGGTTGCAAAATTTTATTATTACCCAGGATGGCATGAGCCAGGTACAGTACTTGAGTCTTTTGTGAATAAAAAAGCTTATGAAGCGCTACCAAAAGACTTGCAGGAGATAATCACCACCGCAATGTATAGATCGAATGCATGGATGCTTGCCACATTTGAATCCAAAAATAACGAATACTTATATAAATTGACTCACGAACACAAAGTTAACCTTAAATCTTTCCCAAAAGATGTTCTGGATGCATTCAAAAAAGCTTCAGTAGAAGTTATCTCTGAAATTACATCTAAAGATCCGATATCTAAAAAGGTATTTGATCATTTCACTGCATTCAGTAGAAAAGTCGACGCATGGGCAAAAATTTCTGAGATACCATACTATACATCTATTATGTAA
- a CDS encoding TRAP transporter large permease: MSALILFITVFGALLIGFPVAFTLGGVSMILGLINFGPELFNLMPLRIWGGITNFVLVAVPLFVYMGVMLEKSGIAEEMLETMALLFGKIRGGMGISVILVGAMLAAATGIVGATVVTMGLLSLPTMVKRGYNIPLSCGIICAAGTLGQIIPPSVALVIIASVFNLSIGDIYLGAFIPGFLLVGLYLLYVIIIAIFKGEQVPAMPEEDLAKFRSDKMFRRIFFAFLLPMALIVAVLGSIFAGIASPTESAAVGAFGATLLALAKRSLNYKKAMAVMYDTMNLTAMVFTLLIGATAFGLVFRGMQGDTIILEFIEKTNMNPTTFLILVNAIIFIAGFFIDYIEISFIVLPIVGPIFQSMGLDLLWIGVLIGLNFQTSFLTPPFGFSLFYLQSVAPKEVTINHIYRGIVPFIVLQVIAIGIVIYYPQLALWLPKVLSK, translated from the coding sequence ATGAGTGCGTTAATATTATTTATAACTGTTTTTGGTGCATTACTTATAGGATTCCCTGTAGCTTTTACCCTTGGTGGAGTATCGATGATTTTAGGTTTAATAAACTTTGGACCTGAGCTTTTTAATCTTATGCCCCTCAGGATATGGGGTGGCATTACAAATTTTGTTTTGGTGGCAGTACCTCTTTTTGTTTACATGGGCGTGATGCTTGAAAAATCAGGTATTGCAGAAGAGATGCTGGAGACGATGGCTTTGCTCTTTGGCAAGATCAGGGGTGGTATGGGGATATCTGTAATACTGGTGGGTGCAATGCTTGCTGCAGCCACAGGGATTGTTGGAGCCACCGTTGTCACTATGGGACTACTGAGCCTTCCCACCATGGTAAAAAGAGGGTATAATATACCACTATCATGTGGAATTATCTGTGCTGCAGGGACATTGGGACAGATAATACCACCAAGTGTAGCATTGGTAATAATTGCAAGCGTTTTCAATCTGTCCATTGGAGATATCTATCTTGGAGCATTTATCCCTGGTTTTTTACTTGTGGGGCTTTATCTTTTATATGTGATAATTATAGCGATATTCAAAGGTGAACAGGTACCAGCTATGCCTGAAGAGGATCTTGCTAAATTTAGAAGTGATAAGATGTTTCGAAGAATATTTTTTGCCTTTTTACTTCCCATGGCTCTTATCGTGGCGGTATTGGGATCCATATTTGCTGGGATAGCTTCCCCCACAGAATCAGCTGCTGTTGGAGCCTTCGGAGCCACTTTACTTGCACTTGCCAAAAGAAGCTTAAATTACAAAAAAGCGATGGCCGTAATGTATGATACGATGAACCTTACCGCAATGGTATTCACCCTTTTAATTGGGGCAACCGCTTTTGGACTTGTTTTCAGAGGGATGCAGGGGGATACTATTATTTTAGAGTTTATAGAAAAAACAAATATGAATCCTACAACATTTTTGATTCTCGTAAATGCCATAATCTTCATAGCTGGATTTTTTATAGACTACATAGAAATCTCCTTTATAGTCTTGCCAATAGTAGGTCCTATATTCCAGAGTATGGGGCTTGATCTATTATGGATAGGAGTCCTTATTGGTCTTAATTTCCAGACAAGCTTCCTTACCCCACCATTTGGCTTCTCGTTATTCTACCTCCAGAGTGTTGCCCCAAAAGAGGTTACAATAAATCACATCTACAGAGGAATAGTCCCTTTTATAGTATTACAGGTTATAGCCATTGGAATAGTGATATACTATCCTCAATTAGCCTTGTGGCTGCCTAAGGTCTTATCAAAATAA
- a CDS encoding TRAP transporter small permease subunit, whose translation MKTIINICDKISGFFGYIAAWLTSALVLVIIYDVFTRYLLNSSKIWIQELEWHIFALVILLGTAYTLRQNGHVRVDIIYSKLSVRKRALIDLLGVIILLIPFSLFIIYTSKDFVLSSWQCAEGSPDPGGLPARYLLKAMLPFSFLLVIIQGASMFLKALLTLLGDTSYYHEKTNH comes from the coding sequence ATGAAAACCATTATTAATATTTGTGATAAGATTAGCGGTTTCTTTGGTTACATTGCAGCATGGCTGACTTCAGCACTCGTGCTCGTCATAATTTATGATGTATTTACGAGATATTTACTAAATAGCAGTAAAATTTGGATTCAGGAATTGGAGTGGCATATCTTTGCATTGGTGATCCTATTAGGAACAGCATACACCTTGAGACAAAATGGTCATGTTAGGGTGGATATAATATACTCTAAACTATCTGTTAGAAAAAGAGCTTTAATTGACCTTCTTGGGGTTATTATCCTTCTGATACCATTTAGCCTTTTTATCATATACACCTCAAAAGATTTTGTCCTATCCTCATGGCAATGTGCCGAAGGCTCTCCAGATCCAGGGGGATTACCCGCAAGATACCTGCTTAAGGCTATGCTACCTTTTAGTTTTTTACTTGTGATAATTCAAGGAGCATCTATGTTTTTAAAAGCCTTATTAACCCTTCTGGGGGATACCTCATATTACCATGAAAAAACAAACCATTAG
- a CDS encoding putative manganese-dependent inorganic diphosphatase: MEKVYVIGHKNPDTDSICSAYCYAYLKNTLDPSKHYIASRCGNLNSQTRYIFSKLNIEPPVFLKDIYPKVSDVMTKNVYANHLNDPLSTVMKNVKELGIRLTPIIDDNRKYLGIASVFEIAQFFVNEDDSKRPFYTFRLDNFEKTIGGYFLKKGIKDEFIATIMIGAMPFDRFVKRIDELGAENTVLIVGKRRDIIEYAMNKNTPAIIVTGLSDINDFDIDHSSYSGSLFISNCDTAESFRRLTLSVPCKSVMGSTNTIKPDDYIDNAKDLMLKENRRGLPVVDEDGTLVGIITRSDIIKKPENKIILMDHNELTQAIDGAESAEILEIVDHHRLGTIKTKKPVSFFAKPVGSTCTLVYQQYKINGVDIPTNIAYLLASGILADTVILKSPTATDEDKKALDDLSKIGNFDYIEYGKEIFSSTDSLKNRTASDIINTDFKMYSEFGISFGVGQVEVVNIDELKEVKPNLISELQNIKIKNNLHLAMLLVTDIITENSILITTEYKPIEKIIKYKKLDDNSYDLPGVLSRKKQLLPELLRVLEELTNR; this comes from the coding sequence ATGGAAAAAGTATATGTCATCGGTCATAAAAATCCTGATACAGACTCCATCTGCTCTGCTTATTGTTATGCGTATCTCAAAAATACTCTCGATCCATCGAAACATTATATAGCTTCAAGATGCGGAAATCTAAATAGCCAGACACGATATATCTTTTCAAAATTGAACATAGAGCCCCCAGTTTTTTTAAAAGATATCTATCCAAAAGTCTCCGACGTAATGACAAAGAATGTGTATGCCAATCACTTAAATGATCCATTATCAACCGTAATGAAAAATGTTAAAGAGTTAGGAATAAGATTAACCCCTATAATTGATGATAATCGAAAATATTTAGGGATTGCAAGTGTTTTTGAAATAGCTCAGTTTTTTGTCAATGAAGACGATTCTAAGAGACCTTTTTACACATTTAGACTTGATAATTTTGAAAAAACCATTGGCGGTTACTTTTTAAAAAAAGGGATAAAAGATGAATTTATCGCTACAATTATGATAGGTGCAATGCCTTTTGATAGATTTGTAAAAAGAATTGATGAATTGGGGGCAGAAAATACCGTGCTTATCGTGGGTAAAAGAAGGGACATTATTGAGTATGCAATGAATAAAAATACACCAGCCATAATAGTTACAGGCTTATCAGATATCAACGATTTTGACATAGATCATTCCAGTTATTCTGGATCATTATTCATCTCAAATTGCGACACTGCAGAATCCTTTAGACGGCTGACACTTTCGGTACCCTGTAAGTCTGTAATGGGAAGTACAAACACGATTAAACCTGATGATTATATCGATAATGCAAAGGATCTTATGCTAAAAGAAAACAGAAGGGGATTACCGGTGGTCGATGAAGATGGCACACTTGTGGGGATCATAACCCGATCAGACATCATAAAAAAGCCAGAAAATAAGATTATTTTAATGGACCATAATGAATTAACTCAGGCAATAGATGGTGCAGAATCGGCTGAAATCCTTGAAATAGTAGACCATCACAGATTGGGAACAATTAAAACCAAAAAACCAGTCAGCTTCTTTGCAAAGCCTGTGGGCAGTACCTGCACACTTGTATATCAACAATATAAAATCAACGGTGTAGATATACCAACCAATATAGCATATCTTCTTGCTTCTGGAATTCTTGCAGATACAGTTATTCTAAAGTCTCCAACCGCAACAGATGAAGATAAAAAGGCGTTAGACGATCTTTCAAAAATTGGAAATTTCGACTATATAGAATACGGAAAAGAGATCTTTTCTTCAACTGATAGTTTAAAAAATCGAACAGCATCAGATATCATCAATACAGATTTTAAAATGTATTCAGAGTTTGGGATCTCTTTTGGTGTGGGTCAGGTGGAAGTAGTGAACATAGATGAACTAAAAGAAGTTAAGCCAAACTTAATTTCAGAGCTCCAAAATATCAAAATCAAAAATAACTTACATCTGGCAATGCTGCTCGTGACTGATATAATAACAGAAAATAGTATACTTATAACAACAGAATATAAACCAATAGAAAAAATCATCAAATACAAAAAATTGGATGATAATTCATATGATCTGCCTGGTGTTTTATCGAGAAAAAAACAGCTACTTCCAGAACTTCTCAGGGTACTTGAAGAGTTGACGAATAGATAA
- a CDS encoding STAS domain-containing protein → MLEFVENEDYIVARVNIRRIDVSNVDEINSLLAKIDDKKDLILDVCQLQFIDSSGIGIITGLYKKYKKNGRIFGLLGVNSRIASLLNILGLTGIVKIFCSIEDYLRVKK, encoded by the coding sequence ATGTTAGAGTTTGTGGAAAATGAAGACTATATTGTGGCAAGGGTAAATATAAGGCGAATAGATGTCAGCAATGTTGATGAAATTAATAGTTTGCTTGCGAAGATAGATGACAAAAAGGATCTAATTCTGGATGTCTGTCAATTACAATTTATAGATAGTTCGGGGATAGGTATAATTACAGGGCTTTATAAGAAGTATAAGAAAAATGGAAGGATTTTTGGGTTACTTGGGGTAAATAGTAGAATAGCCAGCTTACTTAATATCTTGGGTCTTACTGGTATTGTTAAGATATTTTGCTCTATTGAAGATTATTTGAGGGTAAAAAAATGA